A single genomic interval of Lacrimispora sphenoides JCM 1415 harbors:
- a CDS encoding penicillin-binding transpeptidase domain-containing protein codes for MFSDLFDILKEFLKKTISSRLFILGIICFFMYAGLINKLFNMQIVNGEKALNEYMQLTEQTITTAGTRGNIYDRNGKVLAYNKLAYSVTVQDTGVYKNAAARNNMYLRLVQILEKHGETIQGKFEVAIDSNGDIVYTSSSESSRKRFLRDYYGLKKVEDLDDEKGAYPSNLSARELFEKACKDNGLTDMKDQNGKPVALTDQEALDIINIKYALRLMSYRKYEATTVASQVADETVADILEHIGEMQGVNVEETTIRAYNDSISLAPVIGYTGKVPEDQLEGLQKRKDDYDINDIVGRAGIEYTMEHELQGTKGKKTIYKDSVGRVRETKDETDASAGNDVYLTLDADLQKGIYHLIEQSLAGVLIKTIVNSDFNTSGSTDGSNMKIPVKDAYYQLINNNVLSLKEMEGEDASETEKNIYRKYMSSQQQIFTNLNNELMSAHATPMKDLSEDLKAYMFYIYTYLSGPTVGIIKEDAIDTSSGEYQAWKADEISLRDYLYYGIANGWVDTTKLGTGSKYSNADDTFEALVAYALDKLKDDRNFTKKIYRYLINDDVITGQELCLALYDQGVLIDNGQDAADLRATGDAYSFLIKKLSSLEITPAQLALSPCNAGVVVTNDKTGEVLALVSYPGYDNNRIGDGTYFSQLQADMSLPLYNNATQTRKAPGSTFKPITAVAALEEHVVTMDETITCTGIYTDVEPPIKCWIYPGQHGPLNIVGGIGNSCNYFFADLGHRLSMDANGVYSPDQGLEVLRKYATMFGLDHKSGVEIAELDPQISKEAPERSAMGQGSHAYTNVQLSRYVSAIANRGTVFELSLLDKTTDSEGNLIQDYTPKISSHIDAAASTWDTVQQGMREVIANGSSKRLFTDLEVEIAAKTGTAQEARNKPNHAFFISYAPYDNPEICVTVNIPYGYSSSNAANIAKNVYKYYYGYTDLESIINAGALDAAKVNIRD; via the coding sequence TTGTTTAGTGATTTGTTTGACATTTTAAAGGAATTTTTGAAAAAAACCATATCATCACGGCTTTTTATACTTGGAATCATTTGCTTTTTCATGTATGCCGGATTAATTAATAAACTTTTTAACATGCAGATCGTTAATGGAGAGAAAGCCCTTAACGAATACATGCAGCTTACGGAGCAGACCATTACAACCGCCGGAACAAGAGGTAATATCTATGATCGTAACGGCAAAGTCCTGGCTTATAACAAGCTGGCTTATTCCGTTACGGTACAGGATACCGGCGTGTACAAGAATGCAGCCGCCAGAAATAACATGTATTTAAGGCTGGTACAGATTCTTGAAAAGCACGGGGAAACCATACAGGGAAAATTTGAAGTCGCTATTGATTCCAACGGTGACATCGTATACACCTCCTCCTCCGAGTCCTCCAGAAAACGCTTTCTGCGGGACTATTATGGTCTGAAAAAGGTGGAAGACTTAGATGATGAAAAAGGTGCCTATCCCTCTAATTTAAGTGCAAGGGAGCTGTTTGAGAAGGCCTGCAAGGACAATGGCCTTACAGATATGAAAGATCAGAATGGTAAGCCTGTTGCCCTGACAGACCAGGAAGCCCTTGATATCATCAATATCAAGTACGCCCTTCGTCTCATGTCCTACCGCAAATATGAAGCCACTACGGTTGCCAGCCAGGTAGCCGATGAAACCGTAGCGGATATTTTGGAGCATATCGGTGAAATGCAGGGTGTAAATGTGGAGGAAACAACAATCCGCGCTTACAACGACAGCATTTCCTTAGCTCCGGTCATTGGCTATACCGGAAAGGTCCCGGAGGATCAGTTAGAGGGCCTTCAAAAGAGGAAAGACGACTACGACATTAATGACATCGTAGGACGGGCTGGAATTGAATATACCATGGAACACGAGCTTCAGGGGACAAAAGGAAAAAAAACGATTTACAAGGACAGTGTAGGACGAGTACGGGAAACAAAAGATGAAACCGATGCTTCCGCAGGAAACGATGTGTATCTGACCCTGGATGCGGATCTTCAGAAGGGCATTTACCATCTGATTGAACAATCGTTAGCCGGAGTTCTCATTAAGACCATTGTAAATAGTGATTTCAATACAAGCGGCTCCACAGATGGCTCCAATATGAAGATACCTGTTAAGGATGCCTATTACCAGCTGATCAACAACAATGTCCTTTCCCTGAAGGAAATGGAAGGGGAGGATGCCTCTGAAACCGAAAAAAACATATACCGGAAATATATGTCTTCCCAACAGCAGATCTTTACCAATTTAAACAATGAGCTGATGAGCGCCCACGCCACGCCAATGAAGGATCTTTCAGAAGACTTAAAGGCCTATATGTTTTATATATATACTTATCTTTCCGGTCCTACCGTGGGAATTATTAAGGAAGATGCCATTGATACCTCCAGCGGGGAATATCAGGCATGGAAAGCGGATGAAATCAGTTTAAGAGACTATCTGTATTATGGAATCGCCAATGGCTGGGTGGACACCACCAAGCTGGGAACCGGTTCCAAATATTCAAATGCGGATGACACCTTTGAAGCCCTTGTGGCTTATGCTCTGGACAAGCTTAAAGATGACCGGAATTTTACGAAAAAAATATACCGGTATCTGATTAATGACGATGTCATTACAGGGCAGGAGCTATGCCTTGCTTTATATGACCAGGGAGTTTTAATAGACAACGGTCAGGATGCGGCAGATTTAAGGGCAACAGGTGATGCTTACTCCTTCTTGATTAAAAAGCTATCATCCCTGGAGATCACTCCAGCCCAGCTGGCATTATCCCCCTGTAATGCAGGAGTAGTGGTTACTAACGACAAAACAGGAGAAGTGCTTGCTCTGGTATCCTATCCTGGATATGACAACAACAGGATTGGTGACGGAACCTATTTCAGCCAGCTGCAGGCAGACATGTCCCTTCCGTTATACAACAATGCGACCCAGACAAGAAAAGCACCTGGTTCCACCTTTAAACCCATTACTGCGGTAGCAGCTCTGGAAGAGCATGTCGTCACAATGGATGAAACCATTACCTGTACCGGTATTTATACGGATGTAGAACCGCCCATTAAGTGCTGGATTTATCCAGGCCAGCATGGACCTCTAAACATTGTAGGAGGAATTGGGAACTCCTGTAACTATTTCTTTGCGGATCTGGGGCACCGCTTGTCAATGGATGCCAATGGAGTATATTCTCCTGACCAGGGACTAGAAGTTTTGCGGAAATATGCAACCATGTTTGGACTGGATCATAAGTCCGGGGTAGAGATCGCAGAGCTTGATCCACAGATTTCAAAGGAAGCGCCAGAGCGTTCTGCAATGGGACAGGGAAGCCATGCTTACACCAATGTCCAGCTTTCCAGATACGTGTCTGCCATCGCAAACAGGGGAACTGTATTTGAACTCAGCTTATTGGACAAAACAACCGATTCTGAAGGTAATCTGATACAAGATTATACCCCTAAGATTTCTTCTCATATTGACGCGGCGGCTTCAACGTGGGATACTGTACAACAGGGGATGAGAGAAGTGATTGCAAACGGTTCAAGTAAAAGGTTGTTTACCGACCTTGAAGTGGAAATTGCCGCTAAAACCGGTACTGCACAGGAGGCCCGCAACAAGCCCAATCACGCATTCTTTATTTCTTATGCGCCATATGACAATCCGGAAATCTGTGTAACCGTGAATATTCCGTATGGCTATTCATCATCCAACGCCGCCAATATTGCGAAGAACGTCTATAAGTATTATTACGGCTATACGGACTTAGAATCCATTATAAATGCCGGTGCCCTGGATGCAGCGAAGGTCAACATTCGCGATTAA
- the mreD gene encoding rod shape-determining protein MreD, with amino-acid sequence MRRILFNVLMIILAFTIQNCLFPLLPFLSASPNLLLILTFSFGFMHGKEAGMYYGLLAGLLMDLFYSGPFGFYTLIFIYVGYINGICTKYYYEDYITLPLILSVLNELAYNLYIYVFRFLIRQKIRVGYYFINLMLPEIIFTVVTTLLLYRVFLILNRHLEEIGKRGDSAIV; translated from the coding sequence ATGAGACGGATACTTTTTAATGTGCTGATGATAATTCTTGCATTTACGATTCAAAATTGCCTTTTTCCGTTGCTGCCGTTTTTGTCGGCTTCTCCCAACCTGCTCTTAATCCTCACCTTTTCCTTTGGCTTTATGCATGGAAAAGAGGCCGGGATGTATTACGGGCTTTTGGCCGGGCTTCTCATGGATTTATTTTACAGCGGGCCTTTTGGCTTTTACACCCTGATTTTTATCTATGTAGGCTATATCAACGGAATCTGTACGAAATATTATTATGAAGATTACATTACGCTGCCCTTGATCCTAAGTGTACTGAATGAATTGGCTTACAATCTGTATATTTATGTTTTCCGGTTCCTGATTCGTCAGAAAATCAGAGTTGGGTATTATTTTATCAATCTGATGCTTCCGGAAATCATTTTTACCGTTGTAACGACCCTGCTTCTTTATCGGGTATTCCTGATTTTGAACCGGCACTTGGAGGAGATAGGAAAAAGAGGTGATTCGGCAATTGTTTAG
- the mreC gene encoding rod shape-determining protein MreC: MESKRSKYVLIALTVFCVLLIGLTSIHDEWLTPLRTGVGYFLIPVQSGVNAVGSAIYDEIIDYTKLHDALNENKEMKEIITQLTEENTRLQAEEFELKRLRQLYSLDQDYGQYTKVGARVIANDSSNWFQIFRIDKGSKDGIAPDMNVVAGGGLVGIVTDVGANYATVRSIIDDSSRVSGMAMQSGNSCIVAGDLTLFKEGRLRITNVLKESDVKDGDKIVTSNISSVFLPGILVGYASGITNDTNNVTKSGYLIPAAKFDSLQEVLVITKLKADMMKEEASQEETAPQETNSSETETAESASQ, translated from the coding sequence ATGGAATCAAAACGCAGCAAATATGTTCTTATTGCCTTAACAGTATTTTGTGTCCTGTTAATCGGGTTGACCTCCATTCATGACGAATGGCTTACGCCCCTTAGGACCGGGGTAGGATATTTTCTGATTCCGGTGCAATCGGGTGTCAATGCGGTTGGTTCGGCCATTTATGATGAAATTATTGATTATACAAAGCTTCATGACGCACTGAATGAGAATAAAGAGATGAAAGAAATCATCACACAGCTGACCGAGGAAAACACCAGGCTTCAGGCGGAAGAATTTGAGTTAAAACGGCTTCGCCAGCTTTACAGCCTGGATCAGGATTATGGTCAGTATACAAAGGTGGGAGCCAGGGTCATTGCCAATGACTCAAGCAACTGGTTCCAGATATTCCGAATCGACAAAGGCTCAAAGGATGGGATTGCCCCGGATATGAATGTTGTGGCCGGAGGCGGTCTGGTGGGCATTGTCACGGATGTGGGAGCGAATTATGCAACCGTCCGTTCCATTATTGATGATTCCAGCCGTGTGAGCGGCATGGCCATGCAGTCCGGAAACAGCTGTATCGTTGCCGGCGACTTGACCCTGTTTAAAGAGGGAAGGCTCCGGATCACCAACGTGTTAAAGGAAAGCGATGTAAAAGACGGAGATAAGATCGTAACATCCAACATCAGCTCCGTATTCCTGCCCGGCATCCTGGTTGGTTATGCCTCCGGCATTACCAATGATACCAATAACGTTACCAAATCAGGGTATTTAATTCCGGCAGCAAAGTTTGACAGCCTGCAGGAGGTTCTGGTTATCACAAAACTGAAAGCTGATATGATGAAGGAAGAAGCTTCTCAGGAGGAAACCGCTCCCCAGGAGACGAATTCCTCTGAAACAGAAACAGCAGAAAGCGCTTCTCAATAA
- the radC gene encoding RadC family protein, translating to MKRITMKDIPADERPYEKCLKEGPEGLSDAELLSIIIRTGSRENNSLTLAQKILALNYPKEGILGLLHLSMPELMQVKGIGTVKGAQLLCVGELSRRIWKRTARSDGVSFRNPLDIVNYFVEDMRHKEQELVYIVLLNTKGALIRDILISQGTVNTSAVSPREIFIEAMKYHAVSLVLVHNHPSGDPSPSREDLSFTRRVREAGDLVGIRLLDHIIIGDNSYISLKERGIL from the coding sequence ATGAAACGAATAACGATGAAAGACATTCCTGCGGATGAACGGCCCTATGAAAAGTGTTTAAAGGAAGGTCCGGAAGGCTTAAGCGATGCGGAGCTTTTATCTATTATCATCCGCACAGGTTCCAGGGAGAATAATTCCCTGACGCTGGCACAGAAGATACTGGCCTTAAATTATCCCAAAGAGGGTATTTTAGGGCTTTTGCATCTTTCAATGCCGGAACTTATGCAGGTTAAGGGAATCGGGACCGTAAAGGGCGCCCAGCTTTTATGCGTGGGAGAGCTTTCCAGACGTATCTGGAAAAGAACCGCCCGCTCCGATGGGGTGTCATTCCGTAACCCCCTTGATATTGTTAATTACTTTGTGGAGGACATGCGCCATAAAGAACAGGAGCTGGTTTATATCGTGCTCCTGAATACAAAAGGAGCCCTGATAAGGGACATTTTGATCTCTCAGGGAACAGTGAACACATCCGCTGTTTCTCCCAGGGAGATTTTCATTGAGGCTATGAAATATCATGCCGTAAGTCTGGTACTGGTTCATAACCATCCAAGCGGAGATCCGTCTCCCAGCAGGGAAGATTTAAGCTTTACCCGTAGGGTAAGGGAAGCAGGAGATCTGGTTGGCATCCGGTTATTGGACCACATTATCATAGGAGATAATTCCTATATCAGTTTGAAGGAACGGGGAATTTTATAG